The window CCCGGTCCGGCGTCGACCTGCTGCAGCGGGTCAAGGCGCTGTATCCGGACGTCGTGCGCATCCTGTTGTCCGGTTATGCCGATGCGCAGTCGATCAGCGACGCGGTCGGCGCGGGGTCGGTGCAGAAGCACCTGACCCGGCCGTGGGACGTGGCGCTGCTGCGCAAGCACATCGCCGAGGCGTTCCGGCAATTCGAGCGCGGCGACGCGATGGTGTCGCCGCCGCAGGGCGGGACGGGCGCGGACGCCGCGCGCGACGGTTCGTCGCGGCAAGCCGTCCGCGATACTTGACGGACATCAACGTTCGAACCGCGCCGCCGCCGATGATGGTGACAGAGCCGGACGCGATGCAAGCGACCGGCCATTCACCCAGCGAGGTTCGCATGTACACCAATATCATGGTTGCCGTGGACGGCAGCACGTCGTCGAAGCACGCGCTCGACGAAGCCCTGAAGATCGCGAAGCTCAGCGGCGCCCGCCTGTTTGCGGTCTACGTCGTCGACAAGTCGATCCTGTTCACCTATGCCGGCCGGATCGATCCGGACGCGCTGATCGAGGAAGCCCGGCGCGACGGCGTCGCGGTGCTGCGCGACGCCGAGCGGGTCATTGCGCAGGCGGCGGTGAACGGCGAAACGGAACTCGTCGAGACGGAGAGCATCGGCGAGGACATCGCGGAGCGCCTGCAGCGCTACGTCGACGAGCACCACGTCGACCTGGCCGTGGTCGGCACGCACGGGCGGCGCGGCTTCCGGCGCATGGTCGTCGGCAGCGTCGCGGAGCGCTTCCTGCGCGGCTCGAAGTGCCCGGTCCTGCTGATGCGCAGCGATGACGCGCCGCGTGCAGCGGCCGCGGCGGCGTAGCGCACGGCCCGCCGCCCCGAGCGGGCCGATTGACCGAGGTCAACCGCGCGCGGGCCGGCGAATCCACGCTTTCGGCAACAGGCGGCCGACGCCGTGCCGCCGAACCAGGTGAGCATCATGCAGATCTCGTTTCCTGTCGACCCCCCTGCGTATTGCGGGCCGGACCTCGTGCTGGCCTTTTCGGCGCTCGTCGAGGGCGGCCGCGTGCGGTGCGCGATCACGGCCGAGGCGCTCGAGGATCATTTCGGCGCCGCTTCGCCGCGCGAACAGGATCTTGCCGACGCGTTCGCGCGCCATCGTCCCGCGATCGAGCAGGCGGCGCGCGACATGCTGGAAGCGATCGGCGGACGGCCCGTCCTGCTTCACAGCGGGGTTTTCCGGTTTTATGCGTGAACCCGTCGCGGGATCGGCGAGGAGGCAGGGATGACGCTTTCAGGCGAGCTTCACGAAGCGGACTGGTCGGTGGCGATCGAGACCGTCGCCGCCGACGGGGGCGGCTACCAGTGCCGGATCCATGTGACGCACCGGTCGCCCGATGGCGGCTGCGAACGCGTGTTTGCGCATGGCCGGATCTTCGCCACCGAGCGCGCGGCGGCGCTGGAAGGGTTGCGAACCGGCATGACGTGGATCGAGATGAAGCGGTCGGACACGTTCACGGTCTGACGCGCATCGCCTCGCTGCGACGCGGGCCAACGGCAACGCGCCGGCGTCCGGCGTCCGGCATCACGCCGCTTCGAGCATCGCGAGCTGCAGTGCCTGCGCGAAGCGGGCCAGCGTCGCGATCGACCCCGTCACGCTTTCGTAGCGCTCGCGGCCGATCATCGCATCGAGCGTGACGAGCATGCCGGCGTCGCGCGCGAGCGCGACGAGTGCCAGCGTGTCGGGCAACGCGGGCGACCCTGCGGCAGGCGCCGCGGACGGCGCGGCGCAAGCGGTTGCATCCGTCTGGTACGTGGCCTGATAACCCGATTCGGAACGAAACGTAGCGTGAGACATCGTGCTTCTCCTGGTCGCCCTGCGTCGTGGTGTCGCCGTGTATCCAGTATCGTTGGCGCCCCGGGGCGCTTCAATCAGGCGACCCCGAAGTTATCGTAGGAATCGCGCGGGCGCGATCAGCGGATTCCTACATGCGGCGTGCTTGGCCTGACCGGATGACGAAACCACCTCGTCGAGTTGCGCCGGGCCCCTAGCCTTGACGCGGATGCGGCGCGCATGATGGAAGGCGTGCGGGGGCGATCGAGCAGGGAGGACACGATGCTTGCGATGATCTTCGATGGCGGCGCGCCGCAGTTGCGCGAGGCGCGCGTGCCGGACCCGTCGCCTGCGGCGGGGCAACTGCTGATCGACGTGCACGCGTGCGGGGTGTGCCGCACCGATCTCCACGTGGTCGACGGCGATTTGCCCGATCCCCGGCTGCCGCTGATACCGGGGCACGAGATCGTCGGCACGGTGGCGGCGCTGGGCGACGGCGTGACGGGTTTCGCCGTCGGCGACCGGGTCGGCGTGCCGTGGCTCGGGCATACCTGCGGCCAATGCGCGTATTGCGTCGCCGGGCGGGAGAATCTGTGCGACGCGCCGGGCTTTACCGGCTATACGATCGACGGCGGCTATGCGGAGCGCACCGTGGCCGACAGCCGCTATTGCGTGCACCTGCCCGAACGCTATTCGGACCTTCAGGCGGCGCCGCTGCTGTGCGCCGGCCTGATCGGCCATCGCACGCTGCGCATGGCGGGCGACGCGCGCCGGATCGGCATCTACGGGTTCGGCGCGGCGGCGCATCTCGTCGCGCAGGTCGCGCGGCTGGAGGGGCGGCAGGTGTTCGCGTTCACGCGGCCCGGCGATGCCGCCGCCCAGCAGCTCGCGCGACGGCTCGGGGCGGCGTGGGCGGGCGGCAGCGACGAGCCGCCGCCGGAAGCGCTGGACGCCGCGCTGATCTTCGCGCCGGTCGGCTCGCTTGTGCCGGTCGCGCTGCGCGCGGTCGACAAAGGGGGCATCGTCGTGTGCGGTGGCATTCACATGAGCGACATCCCGGCCTTTCCGTATGCGTGGCTGTGGGGCGAGCGGCGCATCGCGTCGGTGGCGAACCTGACGCGCGCGGATGCCGCGGCGTTCATGCGCGTTGCCGACACGATGCCGCTGCAGATCGAAGCGGTGCGCTATGCGCTGACGGACGCGAATCGCGCGCTCGACGACTTGCGCGCGGGGCGCGTGTCGGGCGCCGCGGTGCTCGCTACGCGCGGCTGATCGGCGCAGGCTTCGTTCGGGGTGGGGGGCGCGCGGCCGGTTGTGCGCCGGCCGCTTCGGTACGTTTCGCGCAACGTGCGCGTTCAGACGCTCGCGAGGCCGTCCGCGTCGACGATGCGGATCTGCTTGCCCTGCGCCGCGAGCATCCCTTTGCGCTGGAACTTCGACAGCATGCGGCTGACCGTTTCGAGCTTCATGCCGAGATAGCCGCCGATTTCGTCGCGCGTCATCCGCAGCACGAATTCGGCGGACGAGTAGCCGCGCACCTTGAAGCGCTCGGAAAGGTTCAGCAGGAACGCGGCGACGCGCTGTTCGGCCGTCATCGTGCCGAGCAGCAGCATCAGGCCCGATTCGCGCACGATCTCGCCGCTCATCATCTGGTAGACGTGGTGCTGCATCGTCCGCACCTCGTGGCACAGCTGTTCGAGCTGGCCGAACGGGATGATGCAGACGGTGCTGTCCTCGAGCGCGATCGCGTCGCCGTTGTGACGGCCCGCATGCAGGCCGTCCAGCCCGAGCGGCTCGCCGACGATCTGGAAGCCCGTCACCTGCTCGCCGCCGTCGCGATGCATCACGATGGTCTTGAACGAGCCGGTGCGCACCGCGTAGATGCTGTGGAACGCGTCGCCCGAGCGGTAAAGCGCCTCGCCGCGCTTCACGTGACGCGTCGTGCAGATCATCGCATCGACGCGCGCGAATTCCGCCGGCGTCAGCGCTTGCGGCATGCAGACGTTGCGCAGCGCGCAGGACGAACAACGGGATGCGGTGCGCTTCGGCTGGTCTTCGCGGGTAACCGGGTACAGCGGCGTGACGGGGCGGGAGGGCGTGGCCGTCACGGCATCGGCATGGCTCAGCATGATCTGCTCCAGTTCGTTGGGTCAGCGGCGATCGGGACCCGGGTAGGGTCGCGTCGTTCGTATTGCAAGCGGCGTCGATGGTCCGCCGTCTTCGTGAAAGAAAATCCGTGCCGGTTTCACCCGCTTGAGCGATGCCGCCGTCCGGGTTCCAGG of the Burkholderia ubonensis subsp. mesacidophila genome contains:
- a CDS encoding immunoglobulin domain-containing family protein, which codes for MTLSGELHEADWSVAIETVAADGGGYQCRIHVTHRSPDGGCERVFAHGRIFATERAAALEGLRTGMTWIEMKRSDTFTV
- the fnr gene encoding fumarate/nitrate reduction transcriptional regulator Fnr; amino-acid sequence: MLSHADAVTATPSRPVTPLYPVTREDQPKRTASRCSSCALRNVCMPQALTPAEFARVDAMICTTRHVKRGEALYRSGDAFHSIYAVRTGSFKTIVMHRDGGEQVTGFQIVGEPLGLDGLHAGRHNGDAIALEDSTVCIIPFGQLEQLCHEVRTMQHHVYQMMSGEIVRESGLMLLLGTMTAEQRVAAFLLNLSERFKVRGYSSAEFVLRMTRDEIGGYLGMKLETVSRMLSKFQRKGMLAAQGKQIRIVDADGLASV
- a CDS encoding DUF1488 family protein gives rise to the protein MQISFPVDPPAYCGPDLVLAFSALVEGGRVRCAITAEALEDHFGAASPREQDLADAFARHRPAIEQAARDMLEAIGGRPVLLHSGVFRFYA
- a CDS encoding universal stress protein, which translates into the protein MYTNIMVAVDGSTSSKHALDEALKIAKLSGARLFAVYVVDKSILFTYAGRIDPDALIEEARRDGVAVLRDAERVIAQAAVNGETELVETESIGEDIAERLQRYVDEHHVDLAVVGTHGRRGFRRMVVGSVAERFLRGSKCPVLLMRSDDAPRAAAAAA
- a CDS encoding zinc-dependent alcohol dehydrogenase family protein is translated as MLAMIFDGGAPQLREARVPDPSPAAGQLLIDVHACGVCRTDLHVVDGDLPDPRLPLIPGHEIVGTVAALGDGVTGFAVGDRVGVPWLGHTCGQCAYCVAGRENLCDAPGFTGYTIDGGYAERTVADSRYCVHLPERYSDLQAAPLLCAGLIGHRTLRMAGDARRIGIYGFGAAAHLVAQVARLEGRQVFAFTRPGDAAAQQLARRLGAAWAGGSDEPPPEALDAALIFAPVGSLVPVALRAVDKGGIVVCGGIHMSDIPAFPYAWLWGERRIASVANLTRADAAAFMRVADTMPLQIEAVRYALTDANRALDDLRAGRVSGAAVLATRG